The Pedobacter ginsengisoli region ATGTTTTGAGTATTGTTAAATTTATAACCATTGTTTTCTAAACGGAAGAAAGAAGGGCTTCTGCTAAGGTTATCATCAGATGCTTTGATATAGTTATGACGTAATGTTAATTGGTTTTTGCTATTGATGTTCCAATCTAAACGTGCAAAAATCTTATCACTCTTTGTTTCCTGATCAATTTTATCGTAGCTACCAATATCGTAACCATAAGTTTTTTGAACAAAATCTGCCAAGGTTTTAGCATCAGATGCAGAAAGCATTGCATTAGCATCGCCAACGTTGTATGATGTAGGCACTTTATCTCTGGTTTGCTCAGCGTTTACAAATAAGAACAATTTATTCTTAACAATAGGAGCGCCTAAGCGGAAACCGTATTGTGTTCTGTAAAAATCGTTAGCTTTTTCGCCGGCAAAGTTTTTACCTACAAGCTTCTGGTTTCTGCCAAAAAAGTAAGCTGATCCTTCTACATTGTTAGTTCCTGAACGTGTAATAGCGTTAATACCACCACCTGTAAAGTTGCCATAACTTACATCGTAAGGAGCTAAAACCACCTGGATTTCTTGCACAGCATCTAAAGAGATAGGCTGAGTTTTTGCCAAACCACCCGGTGCCGGAGAACCTGCAATACCAAAGATATCGTTGTTCATAGCACCATCAATGTTGATGCTGTTATAACGTGTACTTGATCCTGAGAAAGAGTTTCCGTTTGCCTGAGGCGTTAAACGCGTAAAATCCTGAAGACTACGGCTTAAAGTTGGCAAATTTTGAATCTGCTCTTTTGAAATTGTTGTAGCTGCACCTGTTCTTTTGCTGTTCATAGTTGCATCTTTTTTACCAGATACTACTACTTCTTCAAGGTTTTTGCTGTCGTCACTTAAAACCACATTAAAGGTATAAGGATCACCTAGTTTTAAATAAACATCATTAGCAGTTTCTTTTTGAAAGCCAACATAGTTTACTTCAATCGTATATGGACCACCTGGTCTCATATTCGCAATGCTAAATCTGCCGTCGTTGTTTGTTGAAACAGAATATACAGTACCGGTTGGTACGTGTATGGCTTTAACGCTAGCGCCTGGCAAGGCACCTTTAGCGTCTTTAACAGTACCGTTCATAGCAGATGTGGTTATCTGTGCATTCACTGCAGAAATAGACCCTACCATAGCTAAAACGATTAATACCATTTTAAATAGTAAAGATTTCTTCATATTGCTTTGTTTTTTTATGAATACCATCAAAAATTGATGATGGGGGCAAATTTAAATATTAATTCAATGTTCAGTTTAATTTTCATGTTAAATAATTATTAATAAAGTCAAAAAATTGCAACATTTAACATAAGAATTAAATATATAACCTACAGTTTATCAGCTATTTGTTTTTACACTATAAATAAGCTGGCTATTAATATAGCAACATGTTAACAGGTTGTTAAGCGAAATCAGCTGCCCAAAAATCTTAAAGGGAGTATTAACGAACATTTTTTTTTATTTTTGGGCGTTTATTAAAGTTAAATTCCTTTATAATAAGATATGAACTACGATGTAATTGTATTAGGCAGCGGTCCCGGAGGATACGTAGCTGCAATCAGAGCTTCTCAGTTAGGTTTGAAAACTGCAGTTGTAGAGCGCGAATCCTTAGGTGGGATATGCCTTAACTGGGGCTGTATACCTACTAAAGCATTACTAAAAAGTGCACAGGTTTTTGAATACATTAACCATGCGTCTGAATATGGTATAAAAACTGCCGAAGCCGAAGCTGATTTTGCAGCTGTCATTAAACGTAGCCGTGGTGTTGCAGATGGCATGAGCAAAGGGGTTCAGTTCTTAATGAAAAAGAACAAAATTGACGTTATAATGGGAACAGGGAAAGTTAAACCTGGAAACAAAATTGAAGTTAAAGCTGCTGACGGGTCTCAAAAAGAGTACACCGCAACCAGTATTATAATAGCTACTGGCGGAAGATCAAGAGAATTACCTAATTTAAAACAAGATGGTAAAAAAGTAATTGGCTACAGACAAGCTATGGTGTTGCCTGAACAACCAAAATCTATGGTGGTTGTTGGTTCTGGCGCTATAGGTGTGGAGTTTGCTTATTTCTACGCTACTTTAGGCACTAAGGTTACCATTGTTGAGTTTATGGATAATGTTGTTCCTGTTGAGGATGAAGATGTATCTAAACAATTGTTACGCAGCTTTAAAAAAGCTGGTATCGAGATCATGACTTCATCAAGTGTTGAATCTGTTGATACCAGTGGGGCTGGTTGCAAAGTGCAGGTTAAAACTGCATCGGGTATGCAAACTCTTGAGTGCGACATCGTGCTTTCTGCTGCTGGTGTTGTTGCCAATATCGAAAACATTGGTTTAGAAGAAACCGGCATCAAAACTGAAAAAGGTAAAATAGTTGTTGATGAATTTTACAACACTGCTGTAAAAGGTTATTATGCAATTGGTGATGTTGTTGGCGGACAGGCTTTAGCTCACGTTGCTTCGGCCGAAGGTATTATTTGTGTTGAAAAGATTGCAGGCCATAAACCTGAGCCTTTAGACTACAACAATATTCCGGGATGTACTTACTGCAGTCCTGAAATTGCTTCGGTAGGTTATACTGAAAAAGCTGCCAAAGCTGCCGGATATGAATTAAAAATCGGAAAATTCCCATTCTCTGCTTCTGGTAAAGCAAGTGCTGCCGGCGCTAAAGATGGTTTCGTTAAATTAATATTTGATGCTAAATACGGTGAATTATTAGGTGCCCACATGATTGGTGCTAACGTTACTGAAATGATTGCCGAAATTGTTGTTGCCCGTAAATTGGAAACAACTGGCCATGAAATGATTAAATCTGTTCACCCTCACCCTACTATGAGCGAAGCAATAATGGAAGCTGCTGCTGATGCGTATGGAGAGGTAATTCATTTGTAAAAGACAAATTGAGTGATCTGTTTTCGGGCTGCATTAAATTTCGCTGAAGAAGCGAAAATGAATGCTAGGCCCTCTTCCAGACACTAAATTTGTTGCAAAAAAACTTAGAGAGGTAGTTGTTAACTACCTCTTTTTTTATGTTTATATTTACAAAGCCAGTTGGTATTAAATTGCACAATTACAACTGAGTTATAATTACACTAGCTTACAACTTACACTAGGTTATCATGAATTTACACACAATTAATACCGGTTTATTTAAACTTGATGGGGGCGCTATGTTTGGCGTGGTTCCGAAGTCTATATGGCAACGCAGTAATCCGGCAGATGCAAATAATTTGTGCACCTGGGCTATGAGGTGTTTGTTAATTGAAGATGGTGATAGATTAATATTAATAGATAACGGCATTGGTGATAAACAGGACGAGAAATTTTTGGGTCATTATTATCTGCATGGCGATGATACCTTAGATAAATCATTGGCTGCAAAAGGCTTTTCGAGAGATGATATAACTGATGTTTTTTTAACGCATCTTCATTTTGATCATTGTGGCGGTTCTATAATGCGTGTTGGCGACAAACTGAGGCCTGCATTTAAAAACGCTTTCTACTGGAGCAACCAGAAACACTGGGATTGGGCCGTTAACCCGAATGAAAGGGAGAAGGCTTCTTTTTTAAAAGAAAATATCCTGCCTATTCAGGATAGCGGACAATTAAGGTTTATTGATGACGTTGATGGGGTTAAATTTCATGATGGTGTAAACATTCGCTTTGCATATGGCCATACTGATGCAATGATGCTGCCTCAGATTGAATATAAGGGCAAAACTATAGTGTATATGGCCGATTTACTGCCTTCGGTTGGACACATCCCTTTACCTTATGTAATGGCTTATGATATGTTCCCATTACAAACATTAAAAGAAAAGCGATCTTTTTTACAGGAAGCTACTGATAATGGTTACATACTTTACCTGGAACATGATGCCGTAAATGAATGCTGTACCTTACACCATACAGAAAAAGGAATAAGGCTTAACCAGACTTTTGATTTAACAAGTATTACAAATCCATAAACAAAAAAATAATAATCGCTTGGTTTTGTTTAGTTTTTTATAAATTGGGATATTAAAACAACCTACGGTAAAACTAAATTAATAAAAGATTATGGGCAAATTTGAAATCACAACAAGAAAGAATGGAGAATTCCAATTCAATTTAAAGGCAGGAAATGGCCAGGTAATTTTAACAAGTGAGGGATATACCAGCAAAAGCGGGTGCACAAACGGAATAGAATCTGTAAAGAAAAATTCTCAGGATGACAGTAAGTATGAGAGAAAAACTTCTTCTAATGATAAACCATATTTTAATTTAAAAGCTACAAACGGACAAATTATTGGCAACAGTGAAATGTACGAAAGTGTTGCAAGTAGAGACAACGGTATTGAATCGGTTAAAAAGAATGCTCCAGGTGCAGAAATTTCTGATTTAACCTAAAGTCTATTCATATAATTTTTTTAAATGCCTGATCAATGATATTGATCAGGCATTTGTTTTATAATTCAGGATGACATGATGACCACAGATTTAATAACACTTATTCTCATCACCTCCGAAACTCCAGGATGTCACCAGGTTGACAGTCAAGAGCATTGCATATAGCATCCAGAGTATCCAGTCGTACTGCTTTAGCCTTTCCTGTTTTCAATATAGAGAGGTTAGACATTGTTACCCCTACCCTTGTACTTAGCTCTGTTAAGGACATCTTCCTTTTAGCTAGCATCACATCTAAATTTGTAATTATTGGCATAATATGTTTTTATTACCAGACATTAATAAGATACTATTTCTTCATTTTATTTCCTGACATCATAAAGACAAACATTTATTTTAGTTTATAAGCTCATCAATATTGATTGAAATACACAATACATACATTGATATACAATAATAATAATATGTTTTATAATATAGTGACATTAATACTGACAAAAGGATTTTGGAATAATTTTTGCTACTAAAGTTTTGTATAATTAATACGTGTAAAGTGTAACGTTTTCAGTAATTTATGTTTTCTAATTGCCTATAAATTCTTACTTTTGCACGTTCAAACACATAAAGAGTACCAAAGCATATAAATGAGACAACTCAAAATCACGCAATCGATTACCAATCGCGAAAGTCAATCTCTAGACAAATACCTTCACGAAATTGGTAAAGTGGATTTAATTACCGCGGAAGAAGAAGTAATATTAGCAAGAAAAATACGTGAGGGCGATCAGGCAGCATTAGAACGTTTAACTAAAACAAATTTGCGCTTCGTGGTTTCGGTAGCAAAACAATATCAAAACCAAGGTTTAACTCTAGGGGATTTAATTAACGAAGGAAACCTGGGTTTAATTAAGGCTGCCAAGCGTTTTGATGAGACAAAGGGTTTTAAATTTATCTCGTATGCTGTTTGGTGGATCCGTCAGTCTATTTTGCAGGCAATTGCAGAGCAAAGCCGTATTGTTCGTTTACCACTTAACCAGGTTGGGTCGTTAAGTAAAATCAGTAAAGCTTTCTCTAAACTGGAGCAGGAATACGAACGCGAACCATCTCCTGAAGAATTGGCAGACATACTTGAAACAACTGTTGATAAGATATCTGACACCTTAAGTAACTCAGGAAGACACGTATCAATGGATGCTCCTTTTGTTCAGGGCGAAGAAAATACATTGTTAGATGTATTGGAAAACCACGAACCTAATACAGACAGCAGCCTGATTAACGAATCCCTTTCGGAAGAGATTAAACGTTCATTGTCTACTTTAACAGAAAGAGAACGCGAAATCATTGTACTTTTCTTTGGACTAAGCACTAACCATCCTTTATCTCTTGAAGAAATTGGAGAGAAGTTTAACTTAACCCGTGAACGTGTACGTCAGATTAAAGATAAAGCACTTCAGCGCTTGCGTCATACCTCACGTAGTAAGATCTTAAAATCATACCTGGGATAAGCCGCATAAAGCTTAAGAAAAATATATAAAAACAAAAA contains the following coding sequences:
- the lpdA gene encoding dihydrolipoyl dehydrogenase — translated: MNYDVIVLGSGPGGYVAAIRASQLGLKTAVVERESLGGICLNWGCIPTKALLKSAQVFEYINHASEYGIKTAEAEADFAAVIKRSRGVADGMSKGVQFLMKKNKIDVIMGTGKVKPGNKIEVKAADGSQKEYTATSIIIATGGRSRELPNLKQDGKKVIGYRQAMVLPEQPKSMVVVGSGAIGVEFAYFYATLGTKVTIVEFMDNVVPVEDEDVSKQLLRSFKKAGIEIMTSSSVESVDTSGAGCKVQVKTASGMQTLECDIVLSAAGVVANIENIGLEETGIKTEKGKIVVDEFYNTAVKGYYAIGDVVGGQALAHVASAEGIICVEKIAGHKPEPLDYNNIPGCTYCSPEIASVGYTEKAAKAAGYELKIGKFPFSASGKASAAGAKDGFVKLIFDAKYGELLGAHMIGANVTEMIAEIVVARKLETTGHEMIKSVHPHPTMSEAIMEAAADAYGEVIHL
- a CDS encoding MBL fold metallo-hydrolase; amino-acid sequence: MNLHTINTGLFKLDGGAMFGVVPKSIWQRSNPADANNLCTWAMRCLLIEDGDRLILIDNGIGDKQDEKFLGHYYLHGDDTLDKSLAAKGFSRDDITDVFLTHLHFDHCGGSIMRVGDKLRPAFKNAFYWSNQKHWDWAVNPNEREKASFLKENILPIQDSGQLRFIDDVDGVKFHDGVNIRFAYGHTDAMMLPQIEYKGKTIVYMADLLPSVGHIPLPYVMAYDMFPLQTLKEKRSFLQEATDNGYILYLEHDAVNECCTLHHTEKGIRLNQTFDLTSITNP
- a CDS encoding YegP family protein; translated protein: MGKFEITTRKNGEFQFNLKAGNGQVILTSEGYTSKSGCTNGIESVKKNSQDDSKYERKTSSNDKPYFNLKATNGQIIGNSEMYESVASRDNGIESVKKNAPGAEISDLT
- a CDS encoding helix-turn-helix domain-containing protein; protein product: MPIITNLDVMLAKRKMSLTELSTRVGVTMSNLSILKTGKAKAVRLDTLDAICNALDCQPGDILEFRR
- a CDS encoding RNA polymerase sigma factor RpoD/SigA, which produces MRQLKITQSITNRESQSLDKYLHEIGKVDLITAEEEVILARKIREGDQAALERLTKTNLRFVVSVAKQYQNQGLTLGDLINEGNLGLIKAAKRFDETKGFKFISYAVWWIRQSILQAIAEQSRIVRLPLNQVGSLSKISKAFSKLEQEYEREPSPEELADILETTVDKISDTLSNSGRHVSMDAPFVQGEENTLLDVLENHEPNTDSSLINESLSEEIKRSLSTLTEREREIIVLFFGLSTNHPLSLEEIGEKFNLTRERVRQIKDKALQRLRHTSRSKILKSYLG